A region of Nitrosomonas stercoris DNA encodes the following proteins:
- a CDS encoding aminotransferase PigE, with amino-acid sequence MKIQDIIQNRTKENFSLHDKYLNSQMVKVLKTIDFDRHYVRAQGAYLFDEHDNRYLDLLSGFGVFALGRNHAKMVEVLESTLQAGLPNLVQLDVSLLAGLLAEKLVKLAPNGLNRVFFANSGTETVEAAIKFSRYATGRSKVIFCHGCYHGLSLGSLSATGDDHYKQGFGPLLPNFIEIPFNDLAALEEALAQGDVAAFITEPIQGHGVWIPDDDYLPEAAKLTRKYGAVFIADEIQTGLGRTGKWWAVEHWGAEPDIVCSSKILSGGFIPVGALMCREWIFDRVFNRMDRAVVHGSTFGKNNLAMAAGLATLEILESENLIEHSAQTGAAIIDGLAPLIDQYECFTEIRGKGLMIALEFSEPTESLALKFSWKMLEAANKGLFSQLITVPLFRQHRILSQVAGRNMNIVKFIPPFILTESDVQWIISATTDVIANAHRGPAAVWDFGKVLATRAIRAKLHA; translated from the coding sequence ATGAAAATCCAGGATATTATCCAAAACCGCACTAAAGAAAATTTTTCCTTGCATGACAAATATCTGAATAGCCAGATGGTGAAGGTGCTCAAAACCATTGATTTTGATCGCCATTATGTCAGAGCTCAAGGTGCCTATTTGTTTGACGAGCACGATAATCGCTATTTGGACTTACTCAGTGGTTTTGGCGTTTTTGCGCTAGGTCGCAATCATGCCAAAATGGTTGAAGTGCTTGAAAGTACCTTACAAGCAGGATTGCCCAATCTGGTGCAACTTGACGTATCACTGTTAGCTGGATTACTGGCAGAAAAACTGGTTAAGCTGGCGCCTAACGGATTAAATCGCGTGTTCTTTGCCAATTCAGGTACGGAAACAGTGGAAGCAGCCATTAAATTCAGCCGCTATGCCACTGGCAGATCCAAAGTTATTTTTTGTCACGGCTGCTACCACGGGCTTAGCCTTGGCTCTCTTTCCGCTACTGGGGACGATCATTACAAACAAGGGTTTGGCCCGCTACTGCCCAATTTCATTGAAATTCCTTTTAATGATCTCGCAGCACTGGAGGAAGCACTCGCTCAAGGTGACGTTGCTGCTTTCATCACAGAACCGATTCAAGGGCATGGCGTGTGGATACCAGACGATGATTATTTACCGGAAGCTGCCAAATTAACACGTAAATACGGCGCTGTATTTATTGCAGATGAAATACAAACCGGGCTGGGTAGAACCGGAAAATGGTGGGCAGTTGAACACTGGGGAGCAGAACCCGATATTGTGTGCTCCTCCAAAATCCTCTCTGGTGGATTTATTCCTGTCGGAGCGCTCATGTGTAGAGAATGGATTTTTGATCGCGTTTTTAACCGTATGGATCGCGCAGTAGTCCACGGCAGCACATTTGGTAAAAACAATCTAGCCATGGCAGCTGGTCTGGCTACGCTTGAGATACTGGAATCCGAAAACTTGATTGAACACTCTGCGCAAACCGGCGCTGCAATCATAGATGGACTTGCTCCATTAATTGATCAATACGAATGCTTTACCGAGATACGCGGCAAAGGCTTGATGATTGCATTGGAGTTTTCCGAGCCAACCGAAAGTCTTGCACTTAAGTTTTCCTGGAAAATGCTGGAAGCGGCCAATAAAGGTTTGTTCTCACAACTCATTACGGTACCATTGTTTAGACAACATCGTATTTTGTCTCAGGTCGCCGGGCGCAATATGAACATCGTCAAATTTATTCCACCTTTCATTTTGACAGAATCCGATGTTCAGTGGATTATATCAGCAACCACAGATGTCATTGCCAATGCTCATCGCGGCCCAGCTGCCGTTTGGGATTTTGGTAAGGTGCTGGCAACACGGGCGATACGCGCCAAATTGCACGCATAG
- a CDS encoding DNA polymerase III subunit epsilon, which produces MRYVFLDTETTGLDPALGHRIVEIAAVEVCNRRLTGRHFHQYVNPGRESDEGALRVHGLTQEFLRDKPVFQDICREFVEFIDNSEVFIHNAPFDTGFIDHELALIRYKPMQTYCLQIVDTLTLARELHPGRRNNLDALCERYQIDNSHRTLHGALLDAELLADVYLAMTRGQESLLMERDMSGGASQASLRAMEDLTLIIQPPNQTELVLHDQLMERIHQESKGSCLWRAEEADD; this is translated from the coding sequence ATGCGTTATGTATTTTTAGATACGGAGACCACCGGTTTGGACCCGGCGTTGGGTCACCGGATTGTCGAAATTGCAGCGGTGGAAGTGTGTAATCGGCGTTTGACTGGTCGCCATTTTCATCAGTATGTAAATCCCGGCCGAGAGAGTGACGAAGGAGCTTTGCGCGTGCATGGCTTGACTCAGGAGTTTTTGCGGGACAAGCCAGTATTTCAGGATATTTGTCGTGAATTTGTAGAATTCATAGATAACAGCGAAGTGTTTATCCATAACGCACCGTTTGATACCGGATTTATAGATCACGAGCTCGCCTTGATTCGATACAAGCCTATGCAGACTTATTGTCTACAAATTGTGGATACGCTCACATTGGCAAGAGAATTGCATCCGGGCAGGCGTAACAATCTGGATGCGCTGTGTGAGCGTTATCAAATTGATAATTCTCATCGAACGCTGCATGGTGCCTTGCTGGATGCGGAATTGTTGGCTGATGTGTATCTGGCGATGACGCGTGGTCAGGAGAGTTTGCTCATGGAGCGGGATATGTCGGGTGGCGCATCGCAAGCGTCATTGCGCGCCATGGAGGATTTGACGCTGATTATTCAGCCTCCCAACCAGACGGAGCTTGTGTTGCATGATCAGCTAATGGAGCGGATCCATCAGGAAAGCAAGGGAAGTTGTCTGTGGCGCGCAGAAGAAGCCGATGATTGA
- a CDS encoding ribonuclease HI, protein MLLQVKNNIEYVEIFTDGACKGNPGPGGWGVCLRFNDETREFFGGELETTNNRMELLAAIRALQELASLCGEQQAVHVQLHTDSQYVQKGMNEWIHGWKKRGWRTADKKPVKNEALWKELDELAQRYQVEWFWVRGHDGHAGNERADWLANQGVESVLSNAVR, encoded by the coding sequence GTGTTGTTACAGGTGAAAAATAATATTGAATACGTAGAAATTTTTACGGATGGTGCCTGTAAAGGAAATCCTGGTCCTGGAGGATGGGGAGTTTGCTTACGATTTAACGATGAAACCCGGGAGTTTTTTGGCGGAGAACTGGAAACCACCAATAATCGTATGGAATTACTGGCTGCTATTCGTGCCTTGCAGGAGTTGGCATCTCTATGCGGGGAACAGCAAGCTGTGCACGTGCAGTTGCATACTGATTCGCAATATGTGCAAAAAGGGATGAATGAATGGATACATGGCTGGAAAAAGCGTGGCTGGCGTACTGCAGATAAAAAACCGGTCAAGAACGAAGCGTTGTGGAAGGAATTGGATGAATTAGCGCAGCGTTATCAGGTGGAGTGGTTTTGGGTGCGTGGGCATGATGGCCATGCAGGCAATGAGCGCGCAGATTGGCTGGCTAATCAAGGGGTGGAATCGGTGTTATCCAATGCTGTCAGATAA
- a CDS encoding hydroxyacylglutathione hydrolase, whose translation MINIFPVRAFKDNYIWIIHNQQVALIIDPGNAAPVLNWIDQQKLQPLAILCTHHHSDHTGGIAALVQEFSIPVYGPANETIPNITHPLTEDDTLNFPALALTLDVLDIPGHTAGHIAYYGHQSLFCGDTLFSCGCGRIFEGSPQQMFASLQKLARLPDETRVYCAHEYTLSNIQFARILDPDNTNLLQWEHEAQQKLAQQLPTLPTNLALEKTVNPFLRCDQPAIIQSASQYVGHQLDDPVSIFAAIRSWKNNF comes from the coding sequence ATGATTAATATTTTTCCTGTTCGAGCCTTCAAGGATAATTATATTTGGATTATTCATAATCAGCAGGTTGCACTAATCATAGATCCTGGTAATGCTGCGCCAGTTCTCAACTGGATCGACCAGCAAAAATTACAGCCGCTGGCAATATTATGCACTCATCATCACTCAGATCATACCGGTGGCATTGCTGCGCTCGTACAAGAATTTTCAATACCTGTTTATGGGCCAGCCAACGAAACCATACCGAATATCACCCACCCATTAACCGAAGATGACACACTCAATTTTCCGGCACTAGCACTCACACTCGATGTGTTGGATATTCCTGGGCACACCGCTGGCCACATTGCCTATTACGGCCATCAATCTCTGTTTTGTGGAGACACACTATTTTCCTGTGGTTGCGGGCGCATCTTTGAAGGCAGCCCACAACAAATGTTTGCCTCTCTGCAAAAATTAGCGCGCCTGCCCGACGAAACACGTGTGTATTGTGCGCATGAATACACTTTGAGCAATATCCAGTTTGCCCGAATATTGGATCCAGACAATACCAATTTGCTCCAATGGGAGCACGAGGCCCAACAAAAATTAGCGCAGCAGCTTCCCACACTACCAACCAATCTTGCGCTGGAAAAAACAGTCAATCCTTTTTTACGCTGTGATCAGCCCGCCATCATACAAAGTGCCAGCCAATATGTTGGCCATCAGCTAGATGACCCAGTTAGCATTTTTGCTGCAATTCGTAGCTGGAAAAACAACTTCTAA
- a CDS encoding thiol-disulfide oxidoreductase ResA, whose product MNKNTTVEKIKAPELITAGWLNTSEPVTLASLRGKVVLMHAFQMLCPGCVQQGIPQTQQVFNEFDPERVAVIGLHTVFEHHAVMGRDALEVFAYEYRLRFPIGIDKPNEKQVIPHTMMTYHMQGTPTTILIDKTGHLRLHKFGHVSDFLLGVSIGTLLAEEVSDEELAASADDQPEETQSGCDDEGCRI is encoded by the coding sequence ATGAACAAGAATACAACAGTTGAAAAAATTAAGGCGCCCGAGCTAATTACTGCTGGCTGGCTCAATACATCTGAGCCGGTTACGTTGGCTTCCTTGCGTGGTAAGGTTGTACTCATGCATGCTTTTCAGATGCTGTGCCCTGGTTGTGTGCAACAAGGAATTCCGCAAACACAGCAGGTATTTAATGAATTTGATCCGGAGCGGGTGGCAGTCATTGGTTTACACACGGTATTTGAGCATCATGCAGTAATGGGTCGGGATGCTTTAGAAGTGTTTGCGTATGAATACCGCTTGCGTTTTCCAATTGGGATCGACAAGCCAAATGAGAAACAGGTTATTCCGCATACGATGATGACTTATCACATGCAAGGCACACCCACCACCATTTTGATTGATAAGACTGGCCACCTGCGTTTACATAAATTTGGCCATGTCAGTGATTTTTTGCTGGGGGTATCCATCGGTACATTACTGGCCGAAGAGGTTTCAGATGAGGAACTGGCAGCGTCCGCGGATGATCAACCGGAAGAGACGCAATCCGGGTGCGATGATGAAGGTTGTCGGATTTGA
- a CDS encoding N-ethylmaleimide reductase: MTTTLFDSFDLAGIKLANRIVMAPLTRNRSPHAIPQPITADYYAQRASAGLIITEGTAISPQGQGYADVPGLYTQAALDGWRTVTKAVHDQGGKIVVQLWHVGRISHSSLQPNNQQPVAPSAIPANSKTYLTTANEGQGGFVPTSPPRALEVSELPGIIDDYRHAALVALEVGFDGVEIHAANGYLLDQFLRANTNQRCDNYGGSIENRARFLLEVVQAITDAIGAERTGIRLSPVTPACDMFDPEPQPLFKHVISSLAKFKLSYIHIIEGATGGARDHQQGATAFDYAALKQTYRTAGGQAAWMLNNGYNFTLAQQAVRSGQADLISFGRLFISNPDLVERLRLGALLTEPDSSTFYGGNEHGYTDYPFLNTQQT, encoded by the coding sequence ATGACTACCACACTCTTTGATTCCTTTGATCTTGCCGGTATAAAACTGGCCAATCGCATCGTTATGGCGCCACTAACGCGCAACCGTTCACCGCACGCCATCCCGCAACCCATTACTGCCGACTACTACGCCCAACGCGCCAGCGCTGGATTGATTATTACCGAAGGAACTGCAATTTCTCCACAAGGACAAGGGTATGCTGATGTTCCGGGGCTGTATACACAAGCTGCACTGGATGGCTGGCGAACAGTGACAAAAGCTGTGCATGATCAAGGTGGCAAAATCGTTGTACAGCTATGGCATGTCGGACGTATCTCTCATTCCAGCCTTCAACCAAATAATCAGCAGCCTGTTGCTCCTTCGGCTATACCAGCGAACAGCAAAACTTATCTAACTACCGCAAATGAAGGTCAAGGTGGTTTTGTGCCAACCTCTCCACCGCGCGCATTAGAGGTTAGCGAGCTACCGGGTATTATTGATGATTATCGTCACGCAGCCCTTGTGGCTCTCGAAGTTGGTTTTGACGGTGTTGAAATTCATGCTGCTAATGGCTATTTACTTGATCAATTTCTGCGCGCAAACACGAATCAGCGGTGTGACAACTACGGCGGCAGCATTGAAAACCGCGCACGGTTTCTGCTTGAAGTCGTCCAAGCCATCACCGATGCAATTGGCGCCGAACGCACTGGTATCAGATTATCTCCAGTGACTCCAGCCTGTGATATGTTTGATCCGGAACCACAACCCTTGTTTAAACATGTCATCAGCAGCCTAGCCAAGTTCAAGCTGTCCTACATACACATCATCGAAGGTGCAACTGGCGGTGCACGTGATCATCAACAAGGTGCTACTGCATTTGATTACGCCGCGCTCAAACAAACTTACCGTACTGCAGGCGGCCAAGCTGCCTGGATGTTAAATAATGGCTACAACTTCACCTTGGCCCAACAAGCTGTTCGAAGTGGACAAGCCGACCTCATTTCTTTTGGCCGACTATTCATCAGCAATCCAGATCTGGTTGAACGCCTACGCCTCGGCGCACTTTTGACCGAACCAGACAGCAGCACTTTCTACGGAGGAAACGAACATGGTTACACTGATTATCCATTCCTGAACACCCAACAAACCTGA